The proteins below are encoded in one region of Asticcacaulis excentricus CB 48:
- a CDS encoding HD domain-containing protein: protein MVQLSDRWNDLAARLGWPDRLSVETWQWLATQYQEPHRYYHRLSHISAMFDGGGGLFWREPDAVALAIFFHDVIYDPARVDNEMRSAEATYQRLSDCLDVSLLDKVAALIEATKTHRGTGDTDTDQFLDLDMAILGASWADYALYADGVRQEYEPVYGIETYRMGRVTRFIEPMLATERLFLTPAFQPLDTKARANLQRELATLRR, encoded by the coding sequence ATGGTTCAGCTAAGCGATCGCTGGAACGATCTGGCGGCGCGGCTTGGATGGCCAGACAGGCTTAGCGTGGAAACTTGGCAGTGGCTGGCTACTCAATACCAGGAACCCCATCGCTATTATCATCGTCTGAGCCATATCTCAGCCATGTTCGACGGCGGCGGCGGCCTTTTCTGGCGTGAGCCTGACGCTGTGGCGTTGGCCATCTTTTTCCACGACGTCATCTATGATCCTGCGCGGGTGGATAATGAGATGCGTAGCGCCGAGGCGACTTATCAACGATTGAGTGATTGCTTAGATGTTTCCCTCCTGGACAAGGTGGCGGCGTTGATTGAGGCGACTAAAACGCATCGGGGCACGGGCGATACTGACACGGATCAATTCCTCGATCTCGACATGGCCATACTCGGCGCCTCGTGGGCTGACTATGCCCTCTATGCCGACGGGGTGCGTCAGGAGTACGAGCCCGTCTATGGCATTGAAACCTATCGCATGGGGCGTGTGACGCGCTTTATCGAGCCCATGCTGGCCACAGAACGTCTGTTTCTTACACCGGCATTCCAGCCTCTGGACACGAAAGCCCGCGCCAACTTGCAACGTGAGTTGGCAACCCTCAGGCGCTAA
- a CDS encoding transglycosylase SLT domain-containing protein, with amino-acid sequence MSAITRAAQRTGVDFSYLLKTAQRESSLNPNAKAPTSSAAGLFQFIEQTWLATVKKHGGKHGYGGYADAIRQSGNGQYYVADSQARQQVLGLRYNQDAAAAMAAEMTAGNAAYLKGRTGRNPTAGELYAAHFLGPAGAANLIEAVERRPSATAASLFPAAANANRSIFYRNGAPVSAAQLMANLNSKAGGALQMDLPNVPDSDTPMEANGNGYLLARLQRVQSDAQLLNIAFGNGTSDQSLLFATQLLSAFGPEKDKSEEGGNGSWFS; translated from the coding sequence GTGTCTGCCATCACGCGGGCGGCCCAGAGGACGGGCGTGGATTTCAGCTACTTGTTGAAAACCGCTCAGCGCGAAAGCTCACTGAACCCCAATGCCAAGGCCCCGACCTCGTCGGCGGCAGGGCTGTTTCAATTCATAGAACAGACCTGGCTGGCGACCGTCAAAAAACATGGCGGCAAGCACGGCTATGGCGGCTATGCCGACGCCATTCGTCAGAGCGGCAACGGGCAATATTATGTAGCCGACTCGCAGGCGCGTCAGCAGGTGCTGGGCCTGCGCTACAATCAGGACGCGGCGGCGGCCATGGCAGCGGAGATGACCGCAGGCAATGCCGCCTATCTGAAAGGCCGTACGGGCCGCAACCCAACGGCGGGTGAGCTTTATGCCGCGCATTTTCTGGGGCCCGCGGGTGCCGCCAACCTGATTGAAGCGGTGGAGCGGCGGCCGAGTGCGACGGCGGCCAGCCTGTTTCCGGCGGCGGCTAACGCCAACCGTTCGATCTTCTACCGCAATGGCGCGCCGGTCAGCGCCGCCCAGTTGATGGCCAATCTCAATTCCAAAGCCGGAGGGGCGTTGCAGATGGACCTGCCCAATGTGCCCGACAGCGACACGCCGATGGAAGCCAATGGCAACGGTTATCTTCTGGCGCGTTTGCAACGCGTACAATCGGACGCCCAGTTGCTCAATATCGCCTTTGGCAATGGTACGAGCGATCAGAGTCTGTTATTCGCCACGCAACTGCTTTCGGCCTTCGGTCCGGAAAAGGACAAGAGCGAAGAGGGCGGGAACGGCTCATGGTTCAGCTAA
- a CDS encoding NAD(P)/FAD-dependent oxidoreductase, producing MSSSFSLIVIGGGITGVSLALRALDYGLAVTLIARDGVEDTTSALSAGMIAPAMEALTEAQPEMSYVRYVAAQKHWPAFAADLGLSEILEMAQPAVWVWSGEAGPSPDGMMARFTALGAKGQVMAEEDLAKLGFHAPLHGIEIVGEWLMAAAPVLAFMKTQFEARGGRWVEGNVSKVAAHSVELSDGSVHQAGHVAVCAGYGAATFADSVPSLKVLTPIKGHLLDREGRCDPALAGRMVRSPWGYWVFLDGLTKFGATMQAGKADEAVEPGVVESLKDKAGKFTPASVSALRDVTPRVGVRAATPDQWPLIGRDVSGVYVAAGMRRNGWIYGPYAATVLTALITGQEPPEGAEAYAPQRF from the coding sequence ATGTCTTCATCTTTCAGCCTTATCGTCATTGGTGGCGGCATTACCGGCGTCAGCCTCGCTCTGCGCGCGCTGGATTACGGTCTGGCGGTGACCCTGATTGCCAGGGATGGGGTCGAAGACACCACCTCGGCCCTGTCGGCGGGCATGATTGCCCCAGCGATGGAAGCCCTAACCGAAGCGCAGCCGGAGATGTCCTATGTCCGCTATGTCGCGGCGCAAAAGCACTGGCCCGCCTTTGCGGCTGATCTGGGATTGTCGGAAATTCTTGAAATGGCGCAGCCCGCCGTTTGGGTGTGGTCGGGTGAGGCGGGGCCGTCGCCTGACGGCATGATGGCGCGCTTTACCGCCTTGGGGGCCAAGGGGCAGGTGATGGCCGAAGAAGACCTCGCCAAACTGGGGTTTCATGCGCCTTTGCACGGTATCGAGATTGTCGGCGAATGGCTGATGGCGGCCGCGCCGGTGCTGGCCTTTATGAAAACGCAGTTCGAAGCGCGGGGCGGGCGTTGGGTCGAGGGCAATGTCTCTAAGGTAGCCGCCCACAGCGTCGAACTGTCCGACGGATCGGTGCATCAGGCCGGGCATGTGGCGGTCTGCGCCGGGTATGGGGCGGCGACCTTTGCAGACTCTGTACCGTCATTGAAGGTCCTGACACCCATCAAGGGACATCTGCTCGATCGTGAGGGACGCTGCGACCCGGCACTGGCCGGGCGCATGGTGCGTTCGCCCTGGGGCTACTGGGTGTTTCTCGATGGCCTGACCAAGTTTGGTGCCACCATGCAGGCCGGTAAGGCCGATGAGGCGGTGGAGCCGGGCGTCGTTGAGTCGCTGAAAGACAAGGCGGGTAAATTCACGCCTGCGTCCGTGTCGGCGCTTCGTGACGTTACGCCGCGCGTTGGGGTGCGGGCCGCGACACCGGATCAATGGCCGCTGATCGGGCGCGACGTTAGCGGCGTCTACGTCGCCGCCGGAATGCGCCGTAATGGCTGGATATATGGCCCCTATGCCGCCACTGTGCTGACGGCCCTGATAACCGGGCAGGAACCGCCGGAAGGCGCGGAGGCCTACGCACCGCAGCGTTTTTGA
- a CDS encoding energy transducer TonB — MIVEDEREAAARRLKRLVVWLIVALLLFVGAGLLAEYTKPLPSLSQVSDSIEAFLSGQVTRQTRHEPRHYDIPAVEASPPVPVNIDSNTIKARWDLGDTIDLADYMPDKAIDANAKGESTVACRWDAEGRVTGCTIISESPQGFGFGQATLRLMRDHGRVAARNPDETLTAGEGLKIRFRWVVD; from the coding sequence ATGATCGTTGAGGACGAGCGGGAGGCGGCTGCTCGCCGCCTGAAAAGACTAGTGGTTTGGCTTATCGTGGCCTTGCTGCTGTTTGTGGGGGCCGGCTTGCTGGCCGAGTACACAAAGCCACTTCCCAGTCTGTCCCAGGTCTCAGACAGTATTGAGGCCTTCCTTTCGGGGCAGGTCACGCGTCAGACGCGCCACGAACCCCGTCATTATGATATTCCCGCCGTGGAGGCATCGCCACCGGTTCCCGTAAACATAGACTCGAACACGATTAAGGCCAGGTGGGACCTCGGCGATACCATAGACCTCGCCGACTACATGCCCGATAAGGCCATAGATGCCAATGCCAAGGGTGAAAGCACAGTTGCGTGCCGCTGGGATGCTGAAGGGCGTGTGACGGGGTGTACGATCATCTCTGAGAGTCCGCAGGGATTTGGCTTTGGACAGGCAACCCTGCGTCTGATGCGTGACCACGGGCGGGTTGCCGCACGAAATCCGGATGAGACCCTGACAGCTGGCGAGGGATTGAAAATCCGCTTTCGCTGGGTGGTGGACTGA
- a CDS encoding M48 family metallopeptidase gives MPARLKTILSPKTLTIAALIAAAGTLVACETNDTLGRSQFLLVDNADLEPSALQGWQELMRTSKVSTDAALNRRVKTVGAKIVAAAGYNPNQWEYVLFQDDQPNAFVIPGNKVGVNTGLFKVVKNDDQLAAVLGHETAHVIGKHAAERYSQQVGAQIALQTAAGATSGRTQQVIANYGGMGAQLGLLLPYSRKHELEADRIGVDIMVKAGYKASESIALWRNMQALNQGKPPEFLSTHPSDNTRIAQLETYIQSKGYK, from the coding sequence ATGCCTGCGCGTCTGAAAACCATTCTGAGCCCCAAGACCCTCACCATCGCGGCCCTGATCGCGGCCGCCGGGACTTTGGTGGCCTGCGAAACGAATGACACGCTTGGCCGCAGTCAGTTCCTTCTGGTCGATAATGCCGATCTGGAGCCGTCGGCCCTGCAAGGGTGGCAGGAACTGATGCGGACCTCGAAAGTCTCGACTGACGCCGCGCTGAACCGCCGGGTCAAGACCGTCGGTGCGAAGATCGTCGCGGCGGCGGGCTACAATCCTAATCAGTGGGAATATGTGCTGTTTCAGGATGATCAGCCGAATGCTTTCGTCATTCCGGGCAACAAGGTAGGCGTCAATACCGGATTGTTTAAGGTGGTCAAGAATGATGATCAACTGGCGGCGGTTCTGGGGCACGAAACGGCGCACGTCATAGGCAAGCACGCCGCCGAACGCTATTCGCAGCAGGTCGGCGCGCAGATCGCGCTTCAGACAGCGGCTGGCGCCACGTCGGGCCGCACGCAGCAGGTGATTGCCAATTATGGCGGCATGGGGGCACAACTTGGGCTTCTGCTGCCCTATTCGCGCAAGCACGAACTGGAGGCCGACCGGATCGGCGTCGATATCATGGTCAAGGCGGGGTATAAGGCCTCAGAATCCATCGCTCTGTGGCGCAATATGCAGGCGCTCAATCAGGGCAAGCCGCCGGAATTTCTTTCGACCCACCCTTCAGACAATACGCGCATCGCGCAACTGGAAACCTACATCCAGTCAAAGGGCTATAAATAG
- a CDS encoding energy transducer TonB, with translation MATTIIPPTRNPLFQAPAQKRLSKPVMVGIAFASVVHLGLAAYIINERFEVKLGEAPDGTPVIEAPMVTFKPKPAEPTVQEHKPQTTPIRLNTPDKLAPPVEDSLPLMATPSDLPEVTGPIPVITGQPGSVAESGPVHAVGPTYVRAVWSRFPDSAVLMEYYPTRAMDAEVEGAATLACTVRDTKGRVKCEVLSEDPRGYGFGDAAVRAVEAKGRADTSNGAVEVGATMRVKMGFALQ, from the coding sequence ATGGCAACGACCATCATCCCGCCGACCCGCAACCCTTTGTTTCAGGCCCCCGCCCAAAAGCGCCTGTCCAAACCCGTCATGGTGGGCATTGCCTTTGCCTCTGTGGTGCATCTTGGTCTTGCGGCCTATATCATCAACGAACGCTTTGAAGTAAAGCTGGGCGAGGCTCCGGACGGCACGCCGGTTATCGAAGCGCCAATGGTCACGTTCAAGCCAAAGCCCGCTGAGCCAACGGTTCAGGAACACAAACCTCAGACGACGCCGATCCGTTTAAACACGCCGGATAAGCTGGCCCCGCCGGTCGAGGACAGTCTGCCTCTCATGGCGACGCCGTCGGACCTGCCCGAAGTCACTGGTCCCATTCCGGTCATCACCGGTCAGCCCGGCTCTGTGGCCGAATCCGGTCCGGTTCATGCCGTTGGCCCGACATATGTCAGGGCGGTATGGTCGCGTTTCCCCGACTCAGCAGTCCTGATGGAGTATTACCCCACCCGCGCCATGGACGCCGAGGTTGAAGGGGCGGCGACGCTGGCCTGCACGGTGCGTGACACCAAGGGCCGCGTGAAGTGCGAGGTGTTGTCGGAAGACCCTAGAGGTTACGGCTTTGGCGATGCCGCCGTGCGCGCGGTGGAGGCCAAGGGCCGGGCCGATACATCGAACGGTGCCGTTGAAGTCGGAGCCACTATGCGCGTCAAGATGGGCTTTGCGCTTCAGTAG
- a CDS encoding energy transducer TonB, with protein MFVGIGVAIVAHVGLAYYIYHEKFEIKPVEYEDTKIDTELVDLAPPPPPPPPPPPPPPDMPPPPPKLQVREPVIQTDAPPPPAPIQIEATKKEDRVEYKGPPQIVPGPPPPPAPVVPAGPRYTTAQWTPPSSDQLLDLYPPRAQDAEVEGEVTIDCVLNSEGKITGCTVESEKPAGYGFGAATVKGFMKYAKIKKGTDGELRDGDRKKFRFKWTLQ; from the coding sequence TTGTTTGTCGGTATTGGCGTGGCAATCGTGGCTCACGTGGGACTGGCCTACTACATCTATCACGAAAAGTTCGAAATCAAGCCGGTGGAATATGAAGACACCAAGATTGATACCGAACTGGTAGATCTGGCGCCGCCGCCCCCACCTCCGCCGCCGCCCCCGCCTCCGCCGCCTGACATGCCTCCGCCTCCGCCGAAGCTTCAGGTTCGCGAACCGGTGATCCAGACCGATGCGCCTCCGCCTCCGGCTCCGATTCAGATCGAAGCCACGAAGAAGGAAGACCGCGTCGAGTATAAGGGGCCGCCGCAAATCGTCCCGGGACCTCCGCCGCCTCCGGCTCCGGTTGTTCCCGCTGGTCCGCGCTACACGACGGCTCAATGGACGCCGCCGTCATCGGATCAGTTGCTTGACCTTTATCCCCCGCGTGCTCAGGACGCGGAAGTTGAGGGCGAAGTCACGATTGACTGCGTTCTGAACTCTGAAGGCAAGATCACGGGCTGTACGGTCGAAAGCGAAAAGCCTGCGGGCTATGGCTTCGGCGCGGCGACTGTGAAGGGCTTCATGAAGTACGCCAAGATCAAGAAGGGCACCGATGGTGAACTTCGCGATGGTGACCGCAAGAAGTTCCGCTTCAAGTGGACCCTGCAATAG
- a CDS encoding ExbD/TolR family protein: protein MGAKLSSGSGGSKFHIEQNSEINVTPFVDIMLVLLIIFMVAAPMASVSIEVNLPTAVAPPQQNPPKPIYISIQQDGGVFIGDKPTSLADLGADMKIQVGKRDPDKERIFIRCDRKTRYADFMQVMNALQDNGYYSVALIGEDGNK from the coding sequence ATGGGAGCCAAGCTATCCTCTGGCAGCGGCGGCTCGAAGTTCCATATCGAGCAGAACAGCGAAATTAACGTTACGCCGTTCGTCGATATCATGCTGGTTCTTCTGATTATCTTCATGGTTGCCGCTCCCATGGCCTCCGTGTCGATCGAGGTGAACCTTCCGACAGCCGTCGCCCCGCCGCAACAAAACCCGCCCAAGCCGATCTATATCTCCATCCAACAGGATGGCGGTGTGTTCATCGGCGATAAACCTACCTCTCTGGCTGATCTTGGGGCCGACATGAAGATTCAGGTCGGCAAACGTGATCCGGACAAGGAGCGCATCTTCATTCGTTGCGATCGCAAGACCCGCTATGCGGACTTCATGCAGGTGATGAATGCCCTTCAGGACAACGGCTACTACAGCGTTGCTCTGATCGGTGAAGATGGTAACAAGTAA
- a CDS encoding MotA/TolQ/ExbB proton channel family protein gives MLEHKKHNPLIALLGAAALLLSAPTMAAAAAATSPAAAEAPAAEAAPAATTEESSTSSASGGHGKITVASMFIMAVPVVKAVMIGLVAASVISWTILVIKLMFFAKLNKSSNNYLEAFRGARSIADINRISTSDEFAGNPMADMAAVATEEIQISKQAGLQVSGEHRDSTLHRASSSINAVQAGLAKRLSGGLTFLASTGSIGPFVGLFGTVYGIMNSFIGIADSGTTNLAVVAPGIAEALLATGIGLAAAIPAVVMYNIFNTSIAAYGTRSEQFVAELMNSLSRQLDKGA, from the coding sequence ATGCTCGAACACAAGAAACACAACCCGCTCATTGCTCTGCTCGGCGCCGCTGCGCTGCTTCTGAGCGCTCCGACGATGGCTGCCGCGGCTGCGGCTACGTCGCCCGCTGCTGCTGAAGCCCCGGCTGCTGAGGCGGCACCTGCGGCGACCACCGAAGAATCGTCCACCTCGTCCGCTTCCGGCGGTCACGGCAAGATCACCGTTGCCTCGATGTTCATTATGGCCGTGCCGGTCGTTAAGGCTGTCATGATCGGTCTGGTGGCCGCGTCCGTTATCTCCTGGACCATTCTGGTCATAAAGCTGATGTTCTTCGCGAAGCTGAACAAGTCGTCGAACAACTACCTCGAAGCCTTCCGCGGCGCCCGTTCGATCGCCGACATTAACCGCATCTCGACTTCGGATGAGTTCGCTGGCAACCCGATGGCTGACATGGCCGCCGTTGCTACCGAAGAAATCCAGATCTCGAAGCAAGCCGGCCTTCAGGTTTCGGGTGAGCACCGCGACTCGACCCTGCACCGTGCTTCGTCCTCGATCAACGCTGTTCAGGCCGGTCTGGCTAAGCGCCTGTCGGGTGGCCTGACCTTCCTCGCTTCGACCGGTTCGATCGGGCCTTTCGTCGGTCTGTTCGGTACGGTTTACGGCATCATGAACTCGTTTATCGGTATCGCTGACTCGGGTACGACAAACCTTGCCGTCGTGGCTCCGGGTATCGCCGAAGCCCTGCTCGCTACCGGTATTGGTCTGGCTGCCGCTATCCCGGCCGTCGTCATGTACAACATCTTCAACACCTCGATCGCTGCTTACGGTACTCGTTCGGAGCAATTTGTTGCGGAACTGATGAACTCGCTGTCGCGTCAACTCGACAAAGGGGCGTAA
- a CDS encoding lytic murein transglycosylase, with protein MKRRVLSLCLFLGACSTASSLPTSIENKPQPPRAETGQATDKPQTPPKTSPASAPVTYANFADWREAFVAKAAARGFERAFVENLLVDVQPKESVVKADTGQPEFSKPISSYVKNAVSAARIQTGRERVNANPDIAAIEARYGVPREVLGGVWGMESDFGRVQGDIDVLTAFATLAYDGRRRDWAETQLLSVMTIIKSGKATRQELKGSWAGAMGQTQFLPENYLKLGQDGDGDGHVNIWTSDSDALASAANLLKSEGWRPGQAWAVEVTLPAGFDFYLAETESQTPDWWAQKGVVRADGGNWNASEKTASAVLILPSGAKGPAFLALPNHFVIRKYNNSTAYALAVGLNADGIAGRSALKMPWPDEQPLSLAMRKNVQTALNAAGFNAGTVDGVIGIGTRKALREWQKANGRVADGYLSYELASELSAKVAGYTVLGPSSR; from the coding sequence ATGAAGCGGCGTGTACTCAGTCTGTGTCTGTTCCTCGGCGCCTGTTCGACGGCCTCCAGCCTGCCGACGTCGATTGAGAACAAGCCGCAGCCGCCGCGGGCGGAAACAGGGCAGGCGACTGATAAGCCGCAAACGCCACCGAAGACCTCACCGGCGTCTGCGCCGGTAACCTATGCTAATTTCGCTGACTGGCGTGAAGCCTTTGTGGCCAAGGCGGCAGCCAGAGGCTTTGAGCGCGCCTTTGTCGAAAACTTGCTGGTTGACGTCCAGCCGAAGGAATCGGTTGTCAAGGCCGATACGGGGCAGCCGGAGTTTTCAAAGCCGATCTCGTCCTATGTCAAAAACGCCGTGTCGGCCGCGCGTATCCAGACAGGGCGTGAGCGCGTCAACGCTAATCCTGATATTGCCGCCATCGAGGCGCGCTATGGCGTGCCCCGCGAGGTGCTGGGCGGTGTCTGGGGCATGGAAAGCGACTTTGGCCGCGTGCAGGGCGATATCGATGTCCTCACCGCTTTTGCGACATTGGCCTATGACGGGCGTCGCCGCGACTGGGCCGAAACACAGTTGCTCAGCGTGATGACTATTATAAAGAGCGGCAAGGCCACGCGTCAGGAACTGAAGGGCTCATGGGCCGGGGCGATGGGTCAGACGCAGTTCCTGCCTGAGAATTATCTTAAGCTTGGGCAGGATGGCGACGGCGATGGCCACGTCAATATCTGGACCTCGGACTCGGACGCTCTGGCTTCCGCCGCCAATCTGCTAAAAAGCGAGGGCTGGCGTCCAGGGCAGGCCTGGGCGGTTGAGGTGACGCTTCCAGCGGGTTTCGACTTCTATCTGGCTGAAACCGAAAGCCAGACGCCCGACTGGTGGGCGCAAAAGGGCGTGGTCCGCGCCGACGGCGGTAACTGGAATGCCAGCGAAAAGACGGCATCGGCGGTACTGATTCTGCCGTCGGGGGCAAAAGGGCCAGCCTTTCTCGCGCTGCCCAATCATTTTGTCATTCGCAAATACAATAATTCCACCGCTTATGCGCTGGCCGTCGGGCTGAACGCCGATGGAATCGCGGGTCGAAGCGCGTTGAAGATGCCGTGGCCGGATGAACAGCCGCTGTCACTGGCGATGCGCAAAAATGTTCAGACTGCGTTGAATGCGGCTGGCTTCAACGCCGGGACCGTCGATGGCGTCATTGGCATTGGTACACGTAAGGCTTTACGGGAATGGCAAAAGGCCAATGGCCGCGTCGCGGATGGCTACCTCAGCTACGAACTGGCCAGTGAACTGTCGGCCAAGGTGGCAGGCTACACAGTGCTTGGCCCGTCGAGCCGTTAA
- a CDS encoding winged helix-turn-helix domain-containing protein, translating to MSGFDVNRLDDAIHGRLRLGIMAYLADAEAADFNELKGVLEATQGNLSVHLSKLEDAGYVEIIKGYQGKKPLTRVHITPAGRQAFARYIQVLSGLVDKRS from the coding sequence ATGAGTGGCTTTGACGTCAACCGGCTGGACGATGCGATCCACGGCCGCCTGCGGTTGGGGATAATGGCCTATCTGGCCGACGCGGAAGCCGCCGATTTCAACGAGCTGAAAGGCGTGCTCGAAGCGACGCAAGGCAATCTGTCGGTGCACCTCTCCAAGCTGGAGGACGCGGGCTATGTGGAGATCATCAAGGGCTATCAGGGCAAGAAGCCGTTGACGCGCGTGCATATCACCCCTGCCGGGCGTCAGGCCTTCGCCCGCTACATACAGGTGCTATCCGGTCTGGTCGATAAGCGCTCATAA
- a CDS encoding acyltransferase family protein has protein sequence MTNETQMTGDARFYALDAVRGGALFLGIILHAGLAYMSPPAWIVNDPSGNAAVGVLFFTIHMFRMSLFFILAGFFARLLYRKRGAKGFFLDRLKRVAGPLVLFWFPVLAAIITVLILAALKANPALANQPPAPPPPLTAETFPLTHLWFLYMLLLLYAVCVPLRGLLAFIDSAGALRRAADSLFGFVIRWDLTSLVFGLPLWLLIQVQPQWEHWLGIPTPDKGFVPNALAAAAYLSAFVFGWCLHRNANRLEMVRKKGFLNLFSAVALTLAAQWLGGHQAETDAVTGGAWRALYSAAYVLGLWSWCLGLTGVALRFLDRPSRFWRYVADSAYWVYLVHLPLVLLMQYLLLNLSAPYFVKLPLAVLSTLFLSLLSYQLLVRYSFIGAILEGRKRVSPKRESPATTATV, from the coding sequence ATGACGAATGAGACGCAAATGACAGGGGACGCGCGCTTTTATGCGCTGGATGCGGTACGCGGTGGCGCGTTGTTTTTGGGCATCATCCTGCACGCCGGGCTGGCCTATATGTCGCCGCCCGCCTGGATTGTGAACGACCCTTCGGGCAATGCCGCGGTAGGGGTTTTGTTTTTCACCATCCACATGTTCCGTATGAGCCTGTTCTTCATACTGGCCGGCTTTTTCGCGCGGCTGCTGTATCGCAAGCGCGGGGCTAAGGGCTTTTTCCTAGATCGACTAAAACGCGTGGCGGGGCCGCTGGTCCTGTTCTGGTTTCCAGTTCTGGCAGCCATCATCACAGTTCTCATTCTCGCCGCCCTGAAAGCCAACCCGGCACTGGCGAACCAGCCGCCCGCACCCCCGCCACCCCTAACGGCAGAGACCTTTCCCCTGACGCACCTTTGGTTCCTGTACATGCTGCTGTTGCTTTATGCGGTGTGTGTACCGCTGCGCGGCCTGCTGGCCTTTATAGACAGCGCCGGGGCCTTGCGCCGCGCAGCCGACAGCCTGTTTGGTTTTGTCATCCGCTGGGACCTGACTTCGCTGGTGTTCGGCCTGCCGTTGTGGCTGCTTATTCAGGTGCAGCCGCAATGGGAGCATTGGCTTGGAATCCCGACGCCGGACAAGGGGTTTGTCCCTAACGCTCTGGCCGCCGCCGCCTACCTGTCGGCCTTCGTCTTCGGCTGGTGCCTGCATCGCAATGCTAACCGGCTGGAGATGGTCCGCAAGAAAGGGTTTCTGAATCTCTTTTCAGCGGTGGCTTTGACGCTCGCGGCGCAATGGCTGGGTGGGCATCAGGCCGAAACCGATGCGGTGACTGGGGGCGCGTGGCGGGCTCTGTATTCCGCAGCCTATGTGCTGGGCCTTTGGAGCTGGTGTCTGGGGCTGACCGGCGTCGCCCTGCGCTTTCTGGATCGACCCAGTCGCTTCTGGCGCTATGTGGCGGATTCGGCCTACTGGGTCTATCTGGTACATCTACCGCTGGTGCTGTTGATGCAGTACTTGCTACTCAACCTGTCGGCGCCTTATTTCGTCAAGCTGCCGCTGGCGGTTCTGAGCACGCTGTTTCTTTCGCTGCTCAGCTATCAGCTTCTGGTAAGGTACAGCTTCATCGGGGCGATTCTGGAGGGTCGCAAGCGCGTGTCACCCAAGCGCGAGTCGCCCGCAACAACCGCTACAGTCTGA
- the ykgO gene encoding type B 50S ribosomal protein L36 — protein sequence MKVRSSLKSLKTRHRDCKIVRRKGVVYVINKTDPRFKAKQG from the coding sequence ATGAAAGTCCGTAGCTCGCTGAAGTCGCTGAAGACCCGTCACCGGGACTGCAAGATCGTCCGTCGCAAGGGCGTGGTCTATGTCATCAACAAGACCGACCCGCGCTTCAAGGCCAAGCAAGGCTAA
- a CDS encoding DUF2312 domain-containing protein has translation MADDQSAHPDVITAAAQGRLKSFIERIERLEEDKAAIAGDLKDVYAEAKGEGFDTKVMRKVVSLRKKDKVKLQEEETLLDLYLSAIGGL, from the coding sequence ATGGCCGACGATCAGTCCGCTCACCCCGACGTCATCACCGCCGCCGCGCAAGGCCGTCTGAAATCGTTCATCGAGCGCATCGAACGCCTCGAAGAGGACAAGGCCGCCATCGCCGGCGATCTGAAAGACGTTTATGCCGAGGCCAAGGGCGAAGGTTTTGATACCAAGGTGATGCGTAAGGTGGTCAGCCTTCGCAAGAAGGATAAGGTCAAGCTGCAGGAAGAAGAAACCCTGCTGGACCTCTACCTGTCGGCCATTGGCGGGCTGTGA
- a CDS encoding DUF3833 domain-containing protein — protein MRPRALLFALALTTVGAGGLSGCASLDITSNSRPQPAFELESYFAGETRAYGVFEDRSGKVSRTFSVVTRGTPTADGFVLDERFLWNDGERQTRTWTFRKLSNGLYEGRAQDVAGTARIETGGDAIRIRYLLNLPYQGGTLKVRFDDWSHLVADGVAINRADVSKFGVRVGRVTLSFIKPGHPAPVAESLTKDFR, from the coding sequence ATGCGTCCACGCGCCCTTCTGTTTGCCCTAGCTCTGACTACCGTTGGTGCTGGCGGTCTGTCCGGCTGTGCTTCACTGGACATCACCAGCAACAGCCGCCCGCAACCAGCTTTTGAGCTTGAGTCCTACTTTGCCGGGGAAACCCGGGCCTATGGCGTGTTCGAAGACCGCAGCGGCAAGGTTAGCCGCACCTTCAGCGTAGTGACGCGCGGCACGCCTACGGCTGATGGCTTTGTGCTGGATGAGCGCTTTTTGTGGAATGATGGCGAGCGTCAGACACGCACCTGGACCTTCCGCAAGCTTAGCAATGGCCTCTATGAAGGCCGCGCACAGGATGTGGCGGGAACCGCACGCATCGAAACGGGCGGCGACGCCATCCGCATCCGCTACCTGCTGAACCTCCCCTATCAGGGCGGCACGCTTAAGGTACGCTTTGACGACTGGTCGCATCTGGTAGCCGACGGGGTCGCTATAAACCGCGCCGATGTGTCAAAATTTGGCGTGCGCGTGGGGCGGGTGACCTTAAGCTTTATCAAGCCTGGACACCCGGCCCCGGTGGCCGAATCATTGACTAAGGACTTCCGGTAA